AAAAGAAAACATTAGAAGATATATTTAATGATGATGAGTTTGGAATTTTAGATTCTAAACCCAAAAACTCTAATGTAAAAACTGAAGATGAACGCTTAATTGAATCGTTCCAAGATATTAATGCCTTTTTTGAAAAGAATAATCGAGAACCAGAAGCTACCAATGTCACCGAATTTAAACTGCTATCAAGATTAAAGGCATTAAGGAAAGATGCTAAGAAAGTTGAGATATTGAAACCCTATGATACACATAATCTTTTAAACACAAAAGAAGAAGTAAAGTCAGTAGCGGATATTTTGAACGATGATGATTTGGGTATTTTAGATACCGAGGAAACTGCTTCAATATTTGAGTTAAAGAATGTACCTAGTTCAACGGAAAGAACGGCATCTGATTTTGTAGCTCATCGAAAGGCAATGAAAAACAAAGATTTTGCCCCCTACGAGGTTAAATTTAAAGAAGTACACAAGGAGTTGAGAGAGGGAAAAAGAAAACTTGTCAATTTCAATTATGAATGCTTAAAGCCCAATGAATACTATATCAATAATGGTGTTATGCTTTATTTGGAAAATGTGGATTGGGAGAAACAAATTCAAGAGTTTAAAAGTGGAATACATAATAGGCCAGATGGTAGAACTAAAACGATTTTTGAGAATGGTACACAATCAGAAATGATGTTTCAATCGTTGTATAAAGTCCTTCACGAGAATGGTCAAATGGTAACGAACCCTGATTATTCCAATGAAGATGAACTTTTTAAAAACGCAAATATTTTAAACGAGGAAGATTTAGAAACTGGTTGGATATATATATTAAAATCTAAATCTAAGAAACCAGAAATAGCATCCATAACAGATTTATATAAAATAGGCTTCTCAACTGTTCCAGTTCAAGAACGTATTAAAAACGCAGCGAAGGAACCCACCTATTTAATGGCAGATGTATCTATTGTAGATGGTTACAAATGCTATAATATGAATGCCCAGAAATTTGAACATTTACTTCATAGATTCTTTGCTGAAGTATGCCTGAACGTCGATGTATTTGATGACAAAGGACGTAGAATAACACCTAGAGAATGGTTTGTTGTGCCATTGCCAATAATTGAAAAGGTTATTCAATTGATTTTGTCTGGCGAGATTATCAAATGGAAATATGATAGTCAATTACAAACGCTAAAAGAAAAATAAAATGAATATAGGAGTTACAATCCAGGAAGGCGGGTCTCGTGAGTTTGAAAAAACTGGAGTATATCCTAGATATATATTGTTTAGTTCTGGAGAATTAAGACGTAACTGGCGTTTTAAACTATTGGGCGAAGAACAATCAGGCGTATTAAAAATAAATAAAGAACCAGCTTTTAGGTATGAATTTTTCAAAGATTCAGGTTGTAGAATTCAAGCTGTAGGTGAAAATGAATGGCATTATATAGATAGTATAATGACTGAAATGAGAGATTAGTTGTTAGGAAGATATTTAGAAAAATTCTATTTGGGTGAAAAGAATGGAATTTGGCAAGGGTTGAGAATTAAATAAAAATTAAATGGCAATTATTGGAAAATTGATTCTAGAAAAAAATGAACATATTAACTTCAGGTCTGGAGATGTATTTGGTGATGTGATTATTGAGAAGGACTATTTACAACTTCGAACTTATGCAAAAGGTGATTTAGAAAGAGGTGGAGGTTCCAAACAGAACGTACAATTTGACAAAAAAACGGCTAAGGAGTTTAGAGCCTTTTTGGATGAATTTATTAAAGGCAAATAATACTCAATAATGTATACAAAAACCAAACCAGACATAAGATTCATTGAGTTTATGCAATTGGTTAGTCCAATTGTTTCTTTTAATAGCTTAGAAGGGAATGAGTATGTGGTTGAAAAGCTTAAAGAAACCACAATGTTTTTTAAAAGACAATCTACTAAAGAAATTTGGGATATGGATTTGAAACAAGTTCATAAAGCATATTTGGAATTAAAGGATTTTAAAACTATCAACTTTAAGACTTATGTGCCATTAAAACATTCCCCAGCGCTTGGTTTGTTGTTGCATTTGAAATTATTAGTTAAATAATTATATGATATGAGAATTGCAGCTATTTTTATTCATCAAAATGCACTTCCACATATATTTGGTAAAGACCATCATGAGCTAACCTTAAATATGGGAGGGCAATTTTTATATGAAGTTGTCGAAACTACACAAGGGTATGAGATTTCAATTAAAAAAGAGAACCCAGA
This genomic interval from Zobellia roscoffensis contains the following:
- a CDS encoding GIY-YIG nuclease family protein, yielding MSKKKTLEDIFNDDEFGILDSKPKNSNVKTEDERLIESFQDINAFFEKNNREPEATNVTEFKLLSRLKALRKDAKKVEILKPYDTHNLLNTKEEVKSVADILNDDDLGILDTEETASIFELKNVPSSTERTASDFVAHRKAMKNKDFAPYEVKFKEVHKELREGKRKLVNFNYECLKPNEYYINNGVMLYLENVDWEKQIQEFKSGIHNRPDGRTKTIFENGTQSEMMFQSLYKVLHENGQMVTNPDYSNEDELFKNANILNEEDLETGWIYILKSKSKKPEIASITDLYKIGFSTVPVQERIKNAAKEPTYLMADVSIVDGYKCYNMNAQKFEHLLHRFFAEVCLNVDVFDDKGRRITPREWFVVPLPIIEKVIQLILSGEIIKWKYDSQLQTLKEK